A region from the Hyalangium ruber genome encodes:
- the dapF gene encoding diaminopimelate epimerase codes for MAERERIFKYHGLGNDFVVLDRRQSGVDIDAETSRWMCDRRRGIGADGVLALLPSTAGLARMVVHNSDGSIAEMCGNGLRCAVKYLVDHAGGRPERILVETGAGVLACVPTYDAHGAAEVDVSMGPARLVASNLPSGATGQPFLQASVPGHSGLHGTAVSMGNPHLVLLDRPLDEAERLGPTLERHPSFPDRTNVEFVRVDPDGLTVVVWERGCGLTQACGTGACASATAAVLAKRLPADAWLRVTLPGGDLQIRVPADLSDIRLRGPATFVFEGVVALPAGR; via the coding sequence GTGGCGGAACGCGAACGCATCTTCAAGTACCACGGGCTCGGCAACGACTTCGTCGTGCTCGACCGGCGCCAGTCGGGCGTGGACATCGACGCCGAGACGTCTCGGTGGATGTGCGACCGGCGGCGGGGCATTGGCGCGGATGGAGTCCTGGCGCTCCTCCCCTCGACGGCCGGGCTGGCGCGGATGGTGGTCCACAACTCCGACGGCAGCATCGCGGAGATGTGCGGCAACGGCCTGCGCTGTGCGGTGAAGTACCTCGTGGACCACGCCGGAGGCCGGCCCGAGCGCATCCTCGTGGAGACAGGCGCGGGAGTCCTCGCCTGCGTCCCCACCTACGACGCGCACGGCGCCGCCGAGGTGGACGTGTCCATGGGGCCCGCGCGCCTCGTGGCCTCCAACCTGCCCTCGGGGGCCACGGGCCAGCCGTTCCTCCAGGCCTCGGTGCCGGGCCACTCCGGCCTGCACGGCACGGCGGTGAGCATGGGCAACCCGCACCTCGTCCTGCTGGACCGTCCGCTGGACGAGGCCGAGCGCCTGGGGCCGACCCTGGAGCGCCACCCCTCCTTCCCGGACCGGACCAACGTGGAGTTCGTCCGCGTGGACCCGGATGGCCTCACCGTCGTGGTGTGGGAGCGGGGCTGCGGGCTGACCCAGGCGTGTGGGACAGGGGCCTGCGCCTCGGCGACGGCGGCGGTGCTGGCCAAACGGCTCCCGGCGGATGCCTGGCTGCGAGTCACCCTGCCGGGTGGGGACCTGCAGATTCGCGTGCCTGCCGACCTGTCCGACATCCGCCTCCGAGGCCCGGCGACCTTCGTCTTCGAAGGCGTTGTCGCGCTTCCAGCGGGCCGGTAA
- a CDS encoding methyltransferase domain-containing protein, producing the protein MHPTFRRLGPTELLPRYIFAESLIARRRVLEVDAVASTGGESARFLLERGARVVVACDSDVAAVEAAQKAHGGPSLRFRANVYDDLEPGSFDLVLIADLAPYVRAPELLAELAKLVAKQGYLIGGLRNVGGLALWQLMEVEEGVPPTYGQLLDALSPHFPHVEVATQSPLLGYQLAFERGEGLQVDGSLIRGGEAAYFMVVAGQEPARSVDPTWVQLPPEPLAFTRGRLEEVAQRAKGWEERTAKQKEVASKLRAELSDREAEVASLKPALDIAREDVARLTAQLEQARGTPEATRERDELSAKLRRRELELQVAQERLTDAERRLTQQRLEMEGVQRLQTEASVQVLASQEAQRLERARREETAAALDETRERLTQAYTQVRELQDELSNLRIAREKDRLAADRAQEQVEDRRRHAEAARERELRIAEQYSQALAAVEHLKADLAKATEAAKVSEDSLLIKEAELARTARGLEEGRQRVVTAEAGRQEAEERLASREAEVRGLETELAAARAATARLTAELEALNRDEATARETGEKLEESLQAARARMADLEEDREKASATFAQALDAERELAEQRLTQTTEEGRRRAEELSTQLARETAAREALELQVQELQARIQTESTARTDVALTLARAEQQGQELTAAREALLRQVAEGEAALQSTLEKLEAEQGRRGALEQELAEQRTRFEAEARRRGELEQELAEQRAQFEAEARRRGVLEQELAGLQAVVEAEQQRSSDMLQELTGLRAELEAGQQKRGELDQELVGLRAQLEAERHARSEADAATARTGDVLETERQERTRLDAELVELRAVLESERGERALSGDALARLRTELEGDQRQRAEVEAQLAQTRTELGSEQQERARLAEQLTQTRAERDSEQQARAQLTEQLTRTQAEHDSTRQERTRLEEQLAQSRAERDTEQQQRARSDAALEQLQAALTAEQDRRAQVDAMLEQLRGGFSEEQARHTQTDEALAKARQQLAAEQEARARLEEELAAARTRLESEQSGRSQDVEALSATETALTTERQRRVEADELLTRLRSEFAAEQEQRSQAEAALSQSQAELDSGFQERRRLDTVLEEVRAELGSEREARTRLDESLATVRAELTAERQGRTEGEAGLAELRAALEAERKEREAVESALAQAQETLDTEQQGREQIASLLSEARGDWNSERETSATLRAELEAARAEAAERERSWTERLEATRRELEALNARLTEQRAEAEQLRSLVERERGANTEGLAVAEAREKELRATLNQLETERALAQGSAQEQQATVEAQRARVAALEQSLAEAEQRTRQLTARMEEADAAREQEQAQVRERESAWETERQALRAELAQFEATRGELMRVGSELQRAHQMLQDRDFHVARLDTELSDARARLIAEHEQVELLGVQLESARRFAGRASTAEASLEAERAALETARAELARANESLRTEQERITRVEAERATLNSERERMQTDLTVAKAARVRLEGRVAALEAAAADAARLLDAERSERNRQTQVAGEAQETILRREKEAAEVLQAIRQREKEATEGAQEAQRREKESAEAAQEAQRREKEAAERLATLQRELPLLREQAESLGAEKQILLEDQSRLETRIRELTSRLEASESEKPPTVDPGVVAELERLKERAEAHEAELKELQARLDQAKEQEESLRATLAEREEKLEEAQQRLVTYDQELAALRRAAKASAPAAPPATPRAAPGATGAEAPRRPATLPPTPAKTGSRTPVPVAGTPPVRRPGPGTGTPGAGAGAPPVLVPNAGAPPVLTPAPTGSARPATPAPGVPRRPASALPAVGAPVPPSKVDGQE; encoded by the coding sequence ATGCATCCCACATTCCGCCGCCTGGGGCCCACTGAACTGCTGCCCCGGTACATCTTCGCGGAGAGCCTCATCGCCCGTCGCCGGGTGCTGGAGGTGGACGCAGTGGCTTCTACCGGCGGCGAGAGCGCGCGATTCCTCCTCGAGCGCGGCGCCCGCGTCGTGGTGGCCTGCGACTCCGATGTCGCCGCCGTCGAGGCCGCCCAGAAGGCCCATGGCGGCCCCAGCCTGCGCTTCCGCGCCAACGTCTATGACGACCTGGAGCCGGGCAGCTTCGATCTGGTGCTGATCGCCGACCTGGCTCCCTATGTGCGCGCCCCGGAGCTGCTCGCCGAGCTGGCGAAGCTGGTCGCGAAGCAGGGCTACCTCATTGGGGGCTTGCGCAACGTGGGCGGGCTGGCCCTGTGGCAGCTCATGGAGGTGGAGGAGGGGGTGCCGCCCACGTACGGGCAGCTGCTGGATGCGCTCTCGCCCCACTTTCCCCATGTGGAGGTGGCCACCCAGAGCCCACTGCTGGGGTACCAACTCGCCTTCGAGCGGGGCGAGGGGCTCCAGGTGGATGGCTCGCTCATCCGCGGCGGCGAGGCGGCCTACTTCATGGTAGTGGCCGGGCAGGAGCCGGCGCGCAGTGTCGACCCGACGTGGGTGCAGTTGCCGCCCGAGCCGCTCGCGTTCACTCGGGGACGGCTGGAGGAGGTGGCCCAGCGCGCCAAGGGCTGGGAGGAGCGCACCGCCAAGCAGAAGGAGGTCGCCTCCAAGCTGCGCGCGGAGCTGTCCGACCGCGAGGCGGAGGTGGCCTCCCTCAAGCCGGCGCTGGACATCGCCCGCGAGGACGTGGCCCGGCTGACGGCACAGCTCGAGCAGGCGCGGGGGACTCCCGAGGCCACGCGCGAGCGGGATGAGCTGTCGGCGAAGCTGCGCCGCCGCGAGCTGGAGCTGCAGGTGGCCCAGGAGCGGCTCACGGATGCCGAGCGGCGCCTGACGCAGCAGCGCCTGGAGATGGAGGGCGTGCAGCGCCTGCAGACCGAGGCCAGCGTACAGGTGCTGGCCTCGCAGGAAGCCCAGCGGCTGGAGCGGGCCCGTCGCGAGGAGACGGCCGCCGCGCTGGATGAGACGCGGGAGCGGTTGACCCAGGCCTACACCCAGGTGCGGGAGCTGCAGGACGAGCTGTCGAACCTGCGCATCGCCCGGGAGAAGGATCGGCTCGCGGCGGACCGGGCCCAGGAGCAGGTCGAGGACCGCCGGCGGCATGCGGAGGCGGCGCGAGAGCGGGAGCTGCGCATCGCCGAGCAGTACTCGCAGGCGCTCGCCGCGGTGGAGCACCTCAAGGCGGACCTGGCCAAGGCCACCGAGGCCGCGAAGGTCTCCGAGGATTCCCTCCTTATAAAGGAGGCGGAGCTGGCGCGGACGGCGCGCGGGCTCGAGGAGGGCCGGCAGCGGGTGGTGACCGCCGAGGCCGGGCGGCAGGAGGCCGAGGAGCGCCTGGCCTCGCGAGAGGCGGAGGTTCGGGGGCTGGAGACGGAGCTGGCGGCGGCACGCGCGGCCACCGCCCGGCTGACGGCCGAACTGGAGGCGCTGAATCGCGACGAGGCGACCGCTCGCGAGACGGGGGAGAAGCTCGAAGAGTCCCTCCAGGCGGCACGCGCGCGGATGGCGGACCTGGAGGAGGATCGCGAGAAGGCCTCGGCGACGTTCGCGCAGGCGCTCGATGCGGAGCGGGAGCTCGCGGAGCAGCGGCTCACCCAGACCACGGAGGAGGGGCGGCGTCGGGCGGAGGAGCTTTCGACGCAGCTCGCCCGGGAGACGGCGGCGCGTGAGGCGTTGGAGCTGCAGGTCCAGGAGCTCCAGGCCCGGATTCAGACCGAGTCCACGGCGCGAACGGATGTGGCGCTCACCCTGGCTCGGGCCGAGCAGCAGGGCCAGGAGCTGACAGCGGCGCGCGAGGCGCTGCTGCGGCAGGTGGCGGAGGGCGAGGCGGCGCTTCAGTCCACCCTGGAGAAGCTGGAGGCGGAGCAGGGGCGGCGGGGCGCGCTGGAGCAGGAGCTGGCCGAGCAGCGCACTCGGTTCGAGGCTGAAGCCCGGCGGCGCGGCGAGCTGGAGCAGGAACTGGCCGAGCAGCGCGCGCAGTTCGAGGCTGAAGCCCGGCGGCGCGGTGTGCTGGAGCAGGAGCTGGCCGGACTGCAGGCCGTGGTCGAGGCCGAGCAGCAACGCAGCAGCGACATGCTGCAGGAGCTGACCGGGCTTCGGGCGGAGCTGGAGGCTGGACAGCAGAAGCGGGGAGAGCTGGATCAGGAGCTGGTCGGGCTCCGGGCCCAATTGGAGGCCGAGCGCCACGCGCGCTCCGAGGCGGATGCGGCGACGGCCCGGACGGGCGATGTGCTCGAGACGGAGCGGCAGGAGCGCACCCGGCTCGATGCGGAGCTGGTGGAGCTGCGCGCGGTGCTGGAGTCCGAGCGCGGCGAGCGTGCCCTCTCGGGCGATGCGCTGGCCCGGCTGCGGACGGAGCTGGAAGGTGACCAGCGGCAGAGGGCCGAGGTCGAGGCGCAGCTGGCCCAGACTCGGACCGAGCTGGGCTCGGAGCAGCAGGAGCGTGCTCGGCTCGCGGAGCAGCTGACCCAGACACGGGCGGAGCGCGACTCGGAGCAGCAGGCGCGGGCCCAGCTCACGGAACAGCTGACTCGGACGCAGGCGGAGCACGACTCGACGCGGCAGGAGCGGACTCGGCTCGAGGAGCAGCTGGCCCAGTCGCGGGCGGAGCGGGACACCGAGCAGCAGCAGCGCGCTCGTTCGGATGCCGCGCTGGAGCAGCTCCAGGCGGCGCTCACGGCGGAGCAGGACCGGCGCGCCCAGGTCGACGCGATGCTGGAGCAGCTCCGGGGAGGTTTCTCCGAGGAGCAGGCCCGCCACACCCAGACTGATGAGGCCCTGGCGAAGGCCCGCCAGCAGCTCGCCGCGGAGCAGGAGGCGCGCGCCCGGCTGGAAGAGGAACTCGCGGCGGCGCGGACCCGGCTCGAGTCGGAGCAGAGCGGGCGTTCGCAGGATGTGGAGGCCCTCTCCGCCACCGAGACCGCGCTCACCACGGAGCGGCAGCGGCGCGTCGAAGCGGACGAGTTGCTCACCCGCCTCCGATCTGAATTCGCGGCGGAGCAGGAGCAGCGCTCCCAGGCCGAGGCCGCCCTTTCCCAGTCCCAGGCCGAGCTCGACTCGGGGTTCCAAGAGCGGCGGCGGCTGGACACTGTCCTCGAAGAGGTTCGGGCGGAGCTGGGCTCCGAGCGCGAGGCACGTACACGGCTCGACGAGTCCCTGGCCACGGTCCGCGCCGAGCTCACGGCCGAGCGGCAGGGGCGGACCGAGGGTGAGGCGGGGCTCGCGGAGCTTCGCGCGGCGCTGGAGGCCGAGCGGAAGGAGCGCGAGGCGGTGGAGTCCGCCCTGGCCCAGGCTCAGGAGACGCTGGACACCGAGCAGCAGGGGCGCGAGCAGATCGCCTCGTTGCTCTCGGAGGCTCGGGGGGACTGGAACTCCGAGCGCGAGACGAGCGCCACGCTGCGCGCCGAGCTGGAGGCCGCGAGAGCGGAGGCCGCGGAGCGAGAGCGCTCGTGGACCGAGCGCCTGGAGGCCACGCGGCGCGAGCTGGAGGCGCTCAACGCGCGGCTGACGGAGCAGCGCGCCGAGGCCGAGCAGTTGAGGTCCCTGGTCGAGCGGGAGCGCGGCGCGAATACCGAGGGCCTCGCGGTGGCGGAGGCTCGCGAGAAGGAGCTTCGCGCGACGTTGAACCAGCTGGAGACCGAGCGGGCCCTGGCACAGGGCTCGGCCCAGGAGCAGCAGGCCACGGTGGAGGCGCAGCGCGCCCGGGTGGCCGCTCTGGAGCAGTCGCTGGCGGAGGCGGAGCAGCGCACCCGGCAACTCACCGCGCGGATGGAGGAGGCCGACGCGGCGCGGGAGCAGGAGCAGGCCCAGGTGCGCGAGCGCGAGAGTGCCTGGGAGACCGAACGGCAGGCCCTGCGCGCCGAGCTGGCCCAGTTCGAAGCGACCCGTGGCGAGCTCATGCGGGTAGGTTCGGAGCTGCAGCGCGCGCACCAGATGCTCCAGGATCGAGACTTCCACGTCGCACGGCTCGACACCGAGCTGAGCGACGCCCGTGCTCGCCTCATCGCCGAGCACGAGCAGGTGGAGTTGCTGGGAGTCCAGCTCGAGTCGGCGCGGCGCTTCGCCGGTCGGGCCTCGACAGCAGAGGCCTCCCTGGAAGCCGAGCGTGCCGCGCTGGAGACCGCCCGCGCCGAGCTTGCCCGGGCCAACGAGTCCCTGCGGACGGAGCAGGAGCGCATCACCCGCGTCGAGGCGGAGCGCGCGACCTTGAACTCCGAGCGCGAGCGGATGCAGACGGACCTGACCGTCGCCAAGGCGGCCCGGGTGCGGCTGGAGGGGCGGGTGGCGGCGCTGGAGGCGGCGGCCGCGGACGCCGCGCGGCTCCTCGATGCCGAGCGCTCCGAGCGCAACCGCCAGACGCAGGTGGCGGGGGAGGCGCAGGAGACGATCCTGCGGCGCGAGAAGGAAGCCGCGGAGGTGTTGCAGGCCATCCGGCAGCGCGAGAAGGAGGCCACCGAGGGCGCGCAGGAGGCCCAGCGGCGCGAGAAGGAATCCGCCGAGGCCGCGCAGGAGGCTCAGCGGCGCGAGAAGGAGGCCGCCGAGCGGCTCGCCACGCTCCAGAGGGAGCTGCCCTTGTTGCGCGAGCAGGCGGAGAGCCTGGGCGCCGAGAAGCAGATCCTCCTGGAGGATCAGTCTCGGCTGGAAACCCGGATCCGAGAGCTCACGTCCCGGCTGGAGGCGAGCGAGTCGGAGAAGCCACCCACCGTCGATCCCGGAGTGGTCGCGGAGCTGGAGCGGCTCAAGGAGCGCGCCGAGGCCCACGAGGCCGAGCTGAAGGAACTCCAAGCGCGTCTCGATCAGGCCAAGGAGCAGGAGGAGAGCCTGCGAGCCACCCTGGCCGAGCGCGAGGAGAAGCTCGAGGAGGCCCAGCAGCGCCTGGTGACGTATGACCAGGAACTGGCGGCCCTGCGACGTGCCGCCAAGGCGAGCGCGCCCGCTGCACCGCCCGCCACCCCCCGCGCGGCGCCAGGGGCCACCGGTGCCGAGGCGCCTCGGCGTCCGGCCACCCTCCCGCCGACTCCGGCCAAGACGGGGAGCCGGACCCCTGTTCCCGTCGCGGGGACTCCGCCCGTGCGCCGGCCGGGACCTGGAACGGGAACCCCTGGAGCAGGCGCGGGAGCCCCTCCGGTCCTCGTTCCCAACGCGGGCGCGCCGCCAGTGCTCACGCCCGCCCCCACGGGCTCCGCTCGCCCTGCCACTCCCGCTCCCGGAGTGCCCCGGCGTCCGGCCAGCGCCCTGCCCGCGGTGGGCGCTCCTGTGCCGCCCTCCAAGGTGGACGGGCAGGAATGA